A single genomic interval of Brevibacillus brevis harbors:
- a CDS encoding AAA family ATPase — MEQLLQQMEKELVGQRQNVRLLLTALVAGGHVLLEGVPGIGKTKMVRTLSELMGGVSKRVQFTPDMMPSDIIGHVVFNMQQNQFETIKGPVFANLLLADEINRTPPKTQAALLEAMEEGQVTIHGVTYPLPDPFFVVATQNPVEYEGTYVLPEAQLDRFLFKLTMSYPSHENEKQILAKHIPYKRSHERNQEPLFTWEDILEKRRQLEEVVVDDSILEYITTLIRNTRETKRLLLGASSRAGIAVLMASKAWALLDNRKFVTPDDVKMVARPALRHRLILSPQVELEGGTSDHIIEETLAAIPVPR, encoded by the coding sequence GTGGAGCAATTGTTGCAACAAATGGAAAAAGAGCTGGTTGGTCAGCGGCAAAATGTTCGGTTACTGTTAACAGCTTTGGTTGCCGGTGGACACGTTTTGCTAGAAGGTGTACCTGGTATCGGAAAGACGAAAATGGTAAGGACCTTATCGGAATTGATGGGGGGCGTGAGCAAGCGCGTCCAGTTTACGCCTGACATGATGCCATCGGACATTATTGGTCATGTGGTGTTCAATATGCAGCAGAACCAGTTTGAGACAATCAAAGGTCCTGTTTTCGCTAACTTATTGCTGGCGGACGAGATCAACCGGACTCCGCCGAAAACCCAAGCGGCTCTTTTAGAAGCCATGGAGGAAGGGCAAGTGACGATTCATGGTGTCACCTATCCTTTGCCAGATCCGTTTTTCGTCGTCGCCACGCAAAACCCGGTGGAGTACGAAGGAACGTACGTGTTGCCGGAGGCTCAGCTCGATCGCTTTTTGTTCAAGCTAACAATGTCGTATCCTTCGCATGAAAATGAAAAACAAATCCTCGCCAAACATATTCCCTACAAGCGTAGCCACGAGCGTAATCAAGAGCCGCTCTTTACATGGGAGGATATTTTGGAGAAACGACGCCAATTAGAAGAAGTGGTTGTGGATGATTCGATTTTGGAGTACATTACGACACTGATTCGCAATACACGCGAAACGAAACGCTTGCTCTTAGGTGCCAGCTCTCGTGCTGGAATCGCTGTGTTGATGGCGAGCAAAGCCTGGGCACTTTTGGACAATCGCAAGTTTGTGACGCCTGATGACGTGAAGATGGTGGCCCGCCCTGCATTGCGGCACCGACTCATACTGTCACCGCAGGTAGAATTGGAGGGGGGTACCAGTGACCACATCATCGAAGAGACGCTGGCGGCTATTCCAGTTCCTCGCTGA
- a CDS encoding DUF4350 domain-containing protein: MDSLRTYRVGIVVATLLLVIVGWLIVKPTAEPLPPYLASSAQPSGIKAVLVLLEEKGKQVKEWRQPMRFLPTATGQAMLIVEPERLMPEEQIDILDWVSEGNDLILFHSRPEWEDLPFYTEYIREKENQERNIQGPLVQGRYMGKAETSLRFLEDDDMEPLLYDDQGILGGRTEVGDGSVTFFLVPEWLTNQKIHRLSHFEAIWPYVQGDWSVLWVDEYHHGLQEKPGFLAIYPGWLIAACIQLSILLLLYVWWRGKRFGPVYTLREWTVRRGDETLLAVSSWYERRGLAQDALRHREAYMRQLLHDRWGVHQRADRVEIMRYAKTRWTNQEVEKFAHLLERLEQAKNEGRYSPKSLLADSLLLDEITKRLEKE, translated from the coding sequence ATGGATAGTTTGCGCACCTATCGTGTCGGAATCGTTGTGGCTACCTTGCTGCTCGTCATCGTGGGCTGGTTGATCGTGAAGCCTACTGCTGAACCTCTCCCACCGTACTTGGCTTCGTCTGCACAGCCGAGCGGAATCAAGGCTGTGCTCGTACTACTGGAGGAAAAAGGCAAGCAGGTCAAGGAATGGCGGCAGCCTATGCGTTTTTTACCAACAGCAACTGGGCAGGCCATGCTCATAGTAGAGCCGGAAAGACTGATGCCAGAGGAACAGATAGATATTCTGGATTGGGTCAGTGAAGGCAATGACCTAATTCTCTTTCACTCGAGACCAGAGTGGGAAGACCTTCCCTTTTACACGGAGTACATCCGGGAAAAAGAAAATCAGGAGCGAAACATTCAGGGACCTCTCGTCCAGGGAAGGTACATGGGCAAAGCAGAGACCTCATTGAGATTTTTAGAAGATGACGACATGGAGCCACTTCTCTACGACGATCAGGGGATACTCGGAGGAAGAACAGAAGTGGGAGATGGCAGTGTTACGTTTTTTCTCGTACCGGAATGGCTAACCAATCAAAAAATTCATCGACTTTCGCACTTTGAAGCGATCTGGCCGTATGTACAAGGAGATTGGTCGGTTCTTTGGGTAGACGAATACCATCACGGCTTGCAGGAAAAACCAGGTTTTCTGGCGATCTACCCGGGCTGGCTCATAGCTGCCTGCATTCAACTCAGTATCCTGCTTTTGCTATATGTGTGGTGGAGAGGAAAACGTTTCGGACCGGTCTATACGCTTAGGGAATGGACGGTGCGCCGTGGTGATGAGACGTTGCTCGCCGTGTCTAGCTGGTATGAGCGAAGAGGGCTGGCACAGGATGCGTTACGCCATCGAGAAGCGTACATGCGACAACTGTTGCACGATCGGTGGGGAGTGCACCAGCGAGCTGATCGTGTGGAAATCATGCGATATGCCAAAACAAGATGGACAAATCAAGAGGTAGAGAAATTCGCTCATCTGCTGGAACGACTGGAACAGGCAAAAAACGAAGGGCGATACTCGCCGAAGAGCTTGCTTGCAGACAGTCTTTTGTTGGATGAGATTACGAAGCGTCTGGAGAAGGAGTGA
- a CDS encoding DUF4129 domain-containing protein: protein MISTSPWVDDKEHLQEILARDEFNLPQGSGENWIQRAIEFVIELLADLFEWTHIPTGAANTVSTLVLIMAVLGLVGIIYWLFRRMIWVQKKHRPLFMDGEKIRSHADYLRDAKEKAARGEWREGERSLFLALLVYLQMKSWIRVEKWKTNWEYAEEIEANQPSLRDVFGSFAREFDAVWYGQSLVDEASFWKRVNELEGIWREEGQHG, encoded by the coding sequence ATGATTAGCACGAGTCCTTGGGTAGATGACAAGGAGCATTTACAAGAGATTCTAGCCAGAGACGAGTTCAATTTGCCACAAGGTAGTGGAGAGAACTGGATTCAAAGGGCGATAGAGTTTGTGATCGAGTTGCTCGCCGATCTTTTTGAGTGGACCCATATTCCAACTGGTGCGGCTAATACCGTATCTACTCTCGTGCTCATTATGGCTGTACTGGGACTGGTCGGCATCATTTACTGGTTATTCCGCAGAATGATTTGGGTACAAAAGAAGCATCGACCGTTGTTTATGGACGGTGAAAAAATACGTTCTCATGCAGATTATTTGCGTGATGCGAAAGAAAAAGCAGCGCGAGGAGAATGGCGGGAAGGAGAACGCTCGTTGTTTTTGGCGTTGTTGGTATATTTGCAAATGAAGTCATGGATTCGTGTGGAGAAATGGAAAACGAATTGGGAATACGCAGAAGAAATTGAGGCAAATCAACCGAGCTTACGCGATGTATTCGGCAGCTTCGCACGAGAATTCGACGCTGTTTGGTACGGGCAATCACTTGTTGACGAAGCATCGTTCTGGAAGCGTGTAAACGAACTGGAAGGCATCTGGCGCGAGGAGGGACAGCATGGATAG
- a CDS encoding glycosyltransferase family 4 protein codes for MKVIMVCTEKLPVPPIRGGAIQTYIAGIADILGSHHELTILGTSDPTLPKDEQVRNARYVRVDGQGVFEIYAREVAAFLSANNYDVIHVFNRPRMVPIIREVCPNARIILSMHNDMFDPVKIGQAEAARAVAETERIITISDYVGRVIASLYPEAANKLRTIYSGVNLETFVPVEGSKTAQKIRQELRATHNLGNKQVILFVGRLTPKKGADILVRAMNELRSYHSNIALVLVGGSWYGENKISDYAAYVRSLANRSPVPVITTGFVPADQIHHWFWAGDVFVCPSQWEEPLARVHYEAMAAGLPFVTTKRGGNAEVIIGGNGLLVEQPEDPQAFAVQLKQLLSSRDLQRQMGRSGRQLAEQRFTWDRVARDVLDVWNNTGR; via the coding sequence ATGAAAGTTATCATGGTCTGTACAGAAAAATTGCCAGTCCCTCCTATACGAGGGGGAGCGATTCAGACTTATATTGCAGGGATTGCAGATATTCTGGGGAGTCATCACGAGCTGACTATCCTGGGAACGTCGGATCCCACGCTACCGAAGGATGAACAAGTTCGCAATGCGCGTTATGTGCGAGTAGATGGGCAAGGTGTGTTCGAGATTTATGCACGCGAAGTAGCCGCTTTCCTGAGTGCGAACAACTATGATGTCATCCATGTTTTTAACCGACCGCGGATGGTTCCCATCATTCGTGAAGTATGCCCGAACGCACGTATTATTCTAAGTATGCACAATGATATGTTTGATCCGGTAAAAATAGGGCAGGCAGAAGCTGCTAGAGCTGTTGCTGAAACAGAACGCATCATCACCATCAGTGATTATGTCGGCCGAGTCATTGCCTCGCTATATCCCGAAGCCGCAAACAAGCTTCGTACGATTTATTCAGGAGTGAATTTGGAAACATTCGTTCCAGTAGAAGGCTCCAAAACGGCGCAAAAGATTCGTCAGGAACTTCGGGCGACGCACAATCTGGGCAATAAACAAGTGATCTTGTTTGTAGGACGATTGACGCCGAAAAAAGGTGCCGATATTCTGGTTCGCGCGATGAATGAACTCCGCTCCTACCATTCCAACATCGCTCTCGTTTTGGTTGGAGGGTCCTGGTACGGAGAAAATAAAATCAGTGACTATGCAGCATATGTACGCTCATTAGCGAATCGTTCGCCTGTTCCCGTTATTACTACGGGATTTGTTCCAGCGGATCAGATTCACCACTGGTTCTGGGCGGGGGATGTTTTTGTCTGTCCTTCGCAATGGGAGGAACCACTAGCACGTGTCCATTATGAAGCGATGGCTGCCGGTCTGCCTTTTGTCACGACAAAACGGGGTGGAAATGCTGAGGTGATCATCGGAGGAAATGGACTGTTGGTCGAGCAGCCGGAGGACCCTCAAGCGTTTGCTGTACAGCTGAAACAACTATTGTCCAGCCGCGATCTCCAACGTCAAATGGGAAGAAGCGGACGACAGCTCGCCGAACAAAGATTTACATGGGATCGAGTCGCAAGAGATGTGCTAGACGTATGGAACAACACGGGTAGGTAG
- a CDS encoding CotS family spore coat protein gives MEQYVIKPWDTREGNVETPANWDLTVPPEVDAIADQVIKEYDMSVKSRTLITSKPDKGGAIWRIETDKGPRSLKVLHRTPERSLYSVAFQEYVVKQGARVPALIPARNGSLYVEKGGKLWIVTDWIALQPATKVDLVGAQELCYGLGEFHRHSKGYVPPTGAKNSSRLYRWPNHYQKIAKKIGWMREVAKAYSEIPTSKSILAVIDRYEQQAWAALEKLKASAYPKMIKMGEAHWGLVHQDYGWSNGQNGPGGLWVIDLDGVSYDLPFRDLRKLITSTMDDMGVWDVSWMRGMIEAYHKANPLDRESFEVLLNDMAVPNEFYKHLKEMFYDPATFLSTEAEGILQRVLTGDQTKDAALAELAKDISKYQPGNYDQITEVVEPQRLASDIKELLPVAVSTPTTEALVEEPKDKKSTKIKGSKDKVSKDKESKVKGSKDKESKPKESKDKKPVTDKVASSRPTSEKALYKPQESKQEGAKVESSSTARRGRISFSGSVPFVLSAPLDTSEARKLDSRNKKRATSSAVSKSSKKPSKPLSKVRVSIEVKDKSPKAKPASQAGKNKKGTVWTSKQQSRTVTSNKSKKVAKTAKLSRKFINNQMKKQRQISKKTRGN, from the coding sequence ATGGAACAATATGTGATTAAGCCATGGGATACCCGAGAAGGGAATGTGGAAACGCCGGCTAACTGGGATTTGACAGTGCCACCGGAAGTAGATGCGATCGCAGATCAAGTGATCAAAGAGTATGACATGTCAGTGAAGAGTCGTACGCTCATTACTTCCAAGCCAGACAAAGGCGGGGCGATTTGGCGCATCGAGACAGATAAAGGTCCGCGTAGCCTAAAGGTACTGCACCGTACGCCTGAACGCAGTCTCTATAGTGTGGCTTTCCAAGAATACGTCGTCAAACAGGGGGCAAGGGTACCAGCACTGATTCCTGCCCGAAATGGCAGTCTTTATGTAGAAAAAGGTGGGAAACTCTGGATTGTTACCGATTGGATTGCCTTGCAGCCGGCAACAAAAGTAGATTTGGTAGGCGCGCAAGAGCTTTGCTACGGTCTTGGTGAATTCCATCGTCATTCGAAAGGCTACGTTCCGCCTACAGGAGCCAAAAACTCTTCCCGCTTATATCGCTGGCCCAATCATTATCAAAAGATTGCCAAAAAAATCGGATGGATGCGGGAAGTAGCAAAAGCCTACAGTGAAATCCCAACAAGTAAATCTATTTTGGCTGTCATCGATCGCTATGAACAGCAAGCATGGGCAGCCCTAGAGAAATTAAAAGCTTCTGCCTATCCGAAAATGATCAAGATGGGAGAGGCGCACTGGGGATTGGTGCACCAAGATTACGGCTGGTCAAATGGTCAAAATGGTCCTGGAGGGCTTTGGGTCATCGACTTGGATGGCGTGTCGTACGATTTGCCGTTTCGGGATTTGCGCAAGCTCATCACCAGTACGATGGATGATATGGGAGTCTGGGATGTCTCCTGGATGCGTGGCATGATCGAAGCCTATCATAAGGCGAATCCACTGGATCGCGAATCGTTTGAAGTCCTCTTGAATGACATGGCAGTGCCAAACGAATTTTATAAGCACCTCAAAGAGATGTTTTATGATCCAGCCACCTTCTTGTCGACAGAAGCAGAAGGTATTCTGCAGCGAGTTTTGACGGGGGATCAAACAAAAGATGCAGCATTGGCAGAACTCGCGAAAGACATCAGCAAATACCAACCGGGCAACTATGATCAAATAACGGAAGTGGTTGAACCACAAAGGTTGGCATCCGATATCAAGGAATTGTTACCTGTTGCAGTATCCACACCAACAACAGAGGCTCTCGTCGAGGAACCGAAAGACAAAAAGTCTACGAAGATCAAAGGGTCTAAGGATAAAGTGTCTAAGGACAAAGAGTCAAAGGTCAAGGGATCCAAAGACAAAGAGTCCAAACCCAAGGAGTCCAAAGACAAAAAGCCTGTAACCGACAAGGTAGCCAGTTCCCGTCCGACTTCCGAGAAAGCGCTATATAAACCGCAAGAAAGCAAGCAGGAAGGGGCAAAGGTGGAAAGTAGCAGCACAGCCCGCAGAGGTCGGATCTCATTTTCGGGAAGTGTTCCGTTTGTGCTATCAGCGCCACTCGATACAAGTGAAGCACGAAAACTCGATAGTCGAAACAAAAAGCGGGCAACGAGCTCTGCTGTCTCAAAAAGCAGTAAAAAGCCGAGTAAGCCTTTAAGCAAAGTACGGGTCTCTATCGAAGTAAAGGACAAATCACCAAAAGCAAAACCCGCAAGTCAAGCGGGGAAAAACAAAAAAGGAACTGTGTGGACATCTAAACAGCAGTCCCGGACCGTCACTTCCAACAAGAGCAAAAAGGTTGCCAAGACGGCGAAACTAAGCCGTAAATTCATCAACAATCAGATGAAGAAGCAGCGTCAAATATCGAAGAAGACGAGAGGCAACTAA
- a CDS encoding DEAD/DEAH box helicase has protein sequence MSFQVSHQMIKEWCGRLSYERGKAFYRSGNVLVEHFQPEPAWIKTTVDAGKNNYQVTIELDEAGMAAVCSCPTLASYDHYCQHIAASLLTLRDLQAEEHPGSYSTSFTTRQAGVTTQPDSQLTEGLFGLFVDRPIRTSHNRVLLDSRTTLALEIICKIVPYGFRKSMIGIELKLGPKRLYIVKDIRVFLDRMDKQQVHRFSSQFTYDPNLHRFLPEHEAILRELLQIYRTEKIYRETASYHYQEQKHVGGERVLLVPPFTWERLFTLLLAAPSVHIQHHDHIYPTFACIDEPPPLYFEFDQTKTDQYQLEVQGFRQITVLEAYGLLLVDGIWHRLPKEQCHSLAELKHLLESHSSERIHIPAEKIEPFMVQIVPALMKLGKVQIAKAVSERVVQFQLKAKLYLDRVRDRLLAGLEFQYGDIIINPLEGQEGGGQRGSELILMRDGEKERQILELMEEGAFTRTEGGYFLDDEEAEYDFLYHVVPKLERLLKVYATTSVKIRIQPLHIPPKVKVDVDERTNWLDFRFDMDGIPESEIRSVIQSVEEKRRYHRLSNGALLPLETKEFEQINRFLDEMGMQYAEQMGSGFQLPAFRGLRLLDLPMQGQSVQLGKSLRQFLENMRNPDNLDFPVPESLRGTLRDYQKYGYQWMKTLAHYGFGGILADDMGLGKTVQSITFLLSVLPEIREQKLPAIIVAPASLLYNWHNEIKKFAPNIRSVILDGTKEERNQIVNELSQIDVLITSYPLLRRDHAQFEEHSFHTLILDEAQTFKNYVTQTAQTVKRIKAKHRFALTGTPVENRVEELWSIYDAVFPELFPARKEFLDLPRDTIAKRTRPFLLRRLKTEVLKELPAKIETLQSARLLPEQKKLYVAYLAQLQQETVKHLYNKGFQKNRIKILAGLTRLRQICCHPALFVKEYDGGSAKLEQLFEIIGECKNAGKRVLLFSQFTEMLGIIGRELGYHGVPFFYLDGQTPVAERLDLCNRFNEGERDLFLMSLKAGGTGLNVTGADTVILYDLWWNPAVEQQAADRAHRIGQKKVVQVIRLVAEGTVEEKMYELQQKKKNLIEEIITPGQEAISSLTEQEIRELLMI, from the coding sequence ATGAGCTTTCAAGTGAGCCATCAAATGATAAAAGAATGGTGTGGTCGTCTTTCTTATGAGAGAGGAAAGGCTTTTTACCGTTCTGGGAACGTGCTCGTGGAGCATTTTCAACCGGAACCTGCTTGGATCAAAACGACAGTGGACGCAGGAAAAAATAACTATCAAGTCACTATTGAACTGGACGAGGCTGGTATGGCAGCAGTGTGTAGTTGCCCTACTTTGGCGTCGTACGATCACTACTGCCAACATATCGCAGCTTCGTTGTTAACCTTGCGTGATCTGCAAGCAGAGGAGCATCCTGGCAGCTATTCCACTTCCTTTACCACGAGACAAGCAGGCGTGACAACACAGCCTGATTCGCAACTAACAGAGGGATTGTTCGGCTTGTTCGTGGACCGGCCGATTCGGACAAGCCATAATCGTGTGTTGCTAGATTCACGAACAACACTTGCCTTGGAAATCATATGTAAAATCGTACCGTACGGCTTTCGCAAGAGCATGATCGGAATAGAGCTGAAGCTAGGGCCAAAGAGGTTGTACATCGTAAAGGATATTCGCGTGTTTTTAGACCGGATGGATAAGCAGCAAGTGCATCGATTCTCTAGCCAATTTACCTATGATCCGAATTTGCATCGCTTTTTGCCAGAGCATGAAGCCATCCTCCGCGAACTCTTGCAAATTTATCGCACGGAAAAAATATATCGCGAAACTGCAAGCTACCATTATCAGGAACAGAAGCATGTGGGTGGGGAACGGGTTCTTCTTGTTCCACCATTTACCTGGGAGCGGTTATTTACATTGCTACTTGCCGCACCTTCTGTTCACATTCAGCATCATGACCACATTTATCCAACGTTTGCATGTATAGATGAGCCGCCGCCACTTTACTTCGAATTTGACCAGACAAAAACCGATCAATATCAACTGGAAGTTCAAGGCTTCAGGCAAATCACTGTCTTGGAAGCTTACGGATTGTTGCTCGTAGATGGTATATGGCACAGACTGCCGAAGGAACAATGCCACAGTTTGGCAGAGCTAAAGCACTTGTTAGAATCTCATAGCAGTGAGCGGATTCACATTCCCGCGGAAAAAATCGAACCATTCATGGTGCAGATTGTCCCGGCCCTGATGAAACTGGGGAAGGTGCAAATTGCAAAAGCTGTCTCCGAACGGGTCGTGCAATTCCAGTTAAAAGCCAAGCTGTATCTGGATCGGGTAAGGGACCGACTTCTGGCGGGACTGGAGTTTCAATACGGTGATATCATCATCAATCCGCTGGAAGGACAGGAAGGGGGAGGACAACGTGGCAGTGAGCTGATTTTAATGCGTGACGGGGAGAAGGAGCGGCAGATTTTAGAGCTGATGGAGGAGGGTGCCTTTACCCGCACGGAAGGAGGGTATTTTCTAGATGACGAGGAAGCCGAGTATGACTTCCTTTATCACGTCGTCCCAAAGCTGGAAAGGCTGTTAAAGGTATACGCGACAACTTCCGTAAAAATCAGGATTCAGCCTCTTCACATCCCCCCTAAAGTCAAAGTGGATGTTGATGAGAGAACAAATTGGCTCGATTTTCGCTTTGATATGGATGGGATACCAGAGTCCGAGATCCGAAGTGTTATCCAATCGGTAGAAGAAAAGCGCAGATATCATCGGCTGTCGAATGGAGCGCTTCTGCCGCTTGAGACAAAGGAATTTGAGCAAATCAATCGTTTCCTGGACGAAATGGGCATGCAATATGCTGAGCAAATGGGAAGTGGTTTTCAACTGCCTGCTTTTCGCGGGCTGCGCTTGCTTGATTTACCCATGCAGGGACAGTCTGTTCAGCTAGGGAAATCATTGCGCCAGTTTTTGGAGAATATGCGTAACCCTGATAATCTGGACTTTCCCGTACCCGAATCTTTGCGGGGGACCCTTCGCGATTATCAGAAGTATGGCTATCAATGGATGAAAACATTGGCACACTACGGCTTTGGGGGAATTCTCGCTGACGATATGGGCTTGGGGAAGACAGTGCAAAGTATTACCTTTCTGCTCTCTGTTCTGCCCGAAATCCGAGAACAAAAGCTCCCAGCGATTATCGTGGCTCCTGCCTCTCTTTTATACAATTGGCACAATGAAATCAAAAAGTTCGCGCCAAATATCCGTAGCGTGATTTTGGATGGCACGAAGGAAGAGCGGAATCAAATCGTAAACGAGCTGTCGCAAATCGATGTGCTCATTACCTCGTATCCGCTCTTGCGTCGTGATCATGCCCAGTTCGAGGAGCATTCCTTCCACACCTTGATCTTGGATGAAGCGCAAACCTTCAAAAACTATGTCACGCAAACAGCTCAGACCGTTAAACGAATAAAAGCCAAGCATCGCTTTGCCCTGACAGGAACACCTGTGGAAAACAGGGTAGAGGAGCTGTGGTCCATCTACGATGCTGTTTTCCCTGAGCTATTTCCGGCACGAAAGGAATTCCTTGACTTGCCGCGAGATACGATTGCGAAGCGGACGCGTCCCTTTTTATTGCGCAGGCTCAAGACTGAGGTACTGAAGGAATTGCCGGCCAAAATTGAAACACTGCAAAGCGCGAGACTGTTGCCAGAACAGAAAAAGCTGTATGTCGCCTATTTGGCGCAGCTCCAACAGGAAACAGTGAAGCATTTGTACAATAAAGGCTTTCAAAAAAATCGGATCAAAATTCTCGCAGGCTTGACGAGACTGCGCCAAATTTGTTGTCATCCAGCGCTGTTCGTCAAAGAGTATGATGGAGGGTCAGCCAAGCTCGAACAGCTATTCGAGATTATCGGTGAATGCAAAAACGCTGGGAAGCGCGTTTTACTCTTTTCTCAATTTACGGAGATGCTAGGGATAATCGGACGCGAGCTGGGGTATCACGGCGTCCCGTTTTTCTATCTGGATGGACAGACGCCAGTGGCAGAGAGACTAGATTTGTGCAACCGATTTAACGAGGGAGAGCGGGATTTGTTTCTCATGTCATTGAAAGCTGGGGGGACAGGATTGAATGTGACGGGTGCGGACACCGTAATCTTGTATGATCTGTGGTGGAATCCCGCTGTGGAACAACAGGCTGCTGATCGTGCCCATCGTATCGGCCAAAAGAAAGTCGTTCAAGTGATCAGGCTTGTCGCAGAGGGAACGGTCGAAGAGAAAATGTACGAGCTGCAACAAAAAAAGAAAAACTTGATCGAGGAAATCATTACACCGGGGCAAGAGGCAATCTCATCTTTAACCGAGCAAGAAATACGTGAATTGCTGATGATTTAA
- the pdaA gene encoding delta-lactam-biosynthetic de-N-acetylase has product MKRRWIKSLLIGISLLLTNALPVDSIMASPDHPYHFGFKKSKNGQLPSINEEGFKGIVDRHGAVFLGDTTKKELYLTFDNGYENGFTPKILDTLLAKKVPAIFFVTGHFVKEQPELLKRMAKEGHLIGNHSWSHPDMTTVPNQKIRDELTKVSDAVQQVTGQATMRYLRPPRGIFSDRTLAVTKELGYTNVFWSVAYKDWDTKVQRGAKYAYDNVMAQLHPGAVILLHSVSKDNAEALGTIIDEARKQGYEFKSLDQLPKK; this is encoded by the coding sequence TTGAAAAGACGATGGATCAAAAGCTTGTTGATCGGGATTAGCTTGTTGCTTACAAATGCCTTGCCAGTTGACTCGATTATGGCCTCACCAGATCACCCGTACCATTTTGGATTTAAAAAGAGCAAGAATGGTCAGTTACCCTCTATCAATGAGGAAGGTTTTAAAGGCATTGTGGATCGACACGGTGCGGTTTTTTTAGGAGATACTACAAAAAAAGAGCTTTACTTAACGTTTGATAACGGTTATGAAAATGGCTTTACACCAAAGATTTTAGATACCCTTCTCGCGAAAAAAGTCCCCGCTATTTTCTTTGTGACAGGACATTTTGTGAAGGAACAGCCGGAGTTATTAAAGCGAATGGCAAAAGAGGGGCATCTGATCGGCAACCATTCGTGGAGCCATCCTGATATGACGACCGTACCGAATCAGAAAATCAGAGATGAATTGACGAAAGTAAGTGATGCCGTCCAGCAAGTGACCGGACAAGCTACCATGCGTTATTTGCGACCTCCTAGAGGAATTTTCAGCGATCGCACTCTTGCTGTGACGAAAGAATTGGGCTATACCAATGTCTTTTGGTCGGTTGCCTATAAGGATTGGGATACCAAAGTCCAGCGTGGGGCAAAATACGCTTATGATAACGTGATGGCCCAATTGCATCCCGGTGCTGTTATTCTGCTCCATTCTGTCTCCAAAGACAATGCAGAGGCTCTCGGGACGATAATCGATGAAGCACGCAAGCAAGGTTATGAATTCAAGAGCTTGGATCAGCTTCCGAAAAAGTAG